In Argiope bruennichi chromosome X1, qqArgBrue1.1, whole genome shotgun sequence, the genomic stretch CGTGACTCCTGCTACGACGTCAAGTGGTGGAAGCCCAATGACAACATCGGCTACGACGCCTGCAAGCACACCTACTCCTGGATCCACTCCAGCTTCTCCAGCCTCAGGTGGAAGTTCTGGAACTCCTGGTTCCACTTCAAGTGGCGGAAGCCCTATGACAACTTCCGCTACAACTCCAGCAAGTACACCTACACCAGGCTCAACTCCAGCATCTCCAGCTTCAGGTGGCAGCTCTGGAACACCTGGGTCCACTTCAAGTGGTGGTAGTCCAATGACTACTTCCGCAACAACACCAGCAAACGCACCAACGAAAGGCTCTTCTGCTGGATCCAGTCCTGCCGGAGGTAGTTCTGGCACTCCTGCTACGACGTCAAGTGGTGGAAGCCCAATGACAACATCAGCTACGACGCCTGCAAGCACACCTACTCCTGGATCCACTCCAGCTTCTCCAGCCTCAGGTGGAAGTTCTGGAACTCCTGGTTCCACTTCAAGTGGCGGAAGCCCTATGACAACTTCCGCTACAACTCCAGCAAGTACACCTACACCAGGCTCAACTCCATCATCTCCAGCTTCAGGTGGCAGCTCTGGAACACCTGGGTCCACTTCAAGTGGTGGTAGTCCGATGACTACTTCCGCAACAACACCAGCAAACGCACCAACGAAAGGCTCCTCTGCAGGATCCAGTCCTGCCGGAGGTAGTTCCGTGACTCCTGCTACGACGTCAAGTGGTGGAAGCCCAATGACAACATCGGCTACGACGCCTGCAAGCACACCTACTCCTGGATCCACTCCAGCTTCTCCAGCCTCAGGTGGAAGTTCTGGAACTCCTGGTTCCACTTCAAGTGGCGGAAGCCCTATGACAACTTCCGCTACAACTCCAGCAAGTACACCTACACCAGGCTCAACTCCAGCATCTCCAGCTTCAGGTGGCAGCTCTGGAACACCTGGGTCCACTTCAAGTGGTGGTAGTCCGATGACTACTTCCGCAACAACACCAGCAAACGCACCAACGAAAGGCTCCTCTGCAGGATCCAGTCCTGCCGGAGGTAGTTCCGGCACTCCTGCTACGACGTCAAGCGGTGGAAGCCCAATGACAACATCAGCTACGACGCCTGCAAGCACACCTACTCCTGGATCCACTCCAGCTTCTCCAGCCTCAGGTGGAAGTTCTGGAACTCCTGGTTCCACTTCAAGTGGTGGAAGCCCTATGACAACTTCCGCTACAACTCCAGCAAGTACACCTACACCAGGCTCAACTCCAGCATCTCCAGCTTCAGGTGGCAGCTCTGGAACACCTGGGTCCACTTCAAGTGGTGGTAGTCCAATGACTACTTCCGCAACAACACCAGCAAACGCACCAACGAAAGGCTCTTCTGCCGGATCCAGTCCTGCCGGAGGTAGTTCCGGCACTCCTGCTACGACATCAAGTGGTGGAAGCCCACTGACAACATCGGCTACGACGCCTGCAAGCACACCTACTCCTGGATCCACTCCAGCTTCTCCAGCCTCAGGTGGAAGTTCTGGAACTCCTGGTTCCACTTCAAGTGGTGGAAGCCCTATGACAACTTCCGCTACAACTCCAGCAAGTACACCTACACCAGGCTCAACTCCAGCATCTCCAGCTTCAGGTGGCAGCTCTGGAACACCTGGGTCCACTTCAAGTGGTGGTAGTCCAATGACTACTTCCGCAACAACACCAGCAAACGCACCAACGAAAGGCTCTTCTGCCGGATCCAGTCCTGCCGGAGGTAGTTCCGGCACTCCTGCTACGACATCAAGTGGTGGAAGCCCACTGACAACATCGGCTACGACGCCTGCAAGCACACCTACTCCTGGATCCACTCCAGCTTCTCCAGCCTCAGGTGGAAGTTCTGGAACTCCTGGTTCCACTTCAAGTGGCGGAAGCCCTATGACAACTTCCGCTACAACTCCAGCAAGTACACCTACACCAGGCTCAACTCCAGCATCTCCAGCTTCAGGTGGCAGCTCTGGAACACCTGGGTCCACTTCAAGTGGTGGTAGTCCGATGACTACTTCCGCAACAACACCAGCAAACTCACCAACGAAAGGCTCCTCTGCAGGGTCCAGTCCTGCCGGAGGTAGTTCCGGGACTCCTGCTACGACGTCAAGTGGTGGAAGCCCAATGACAACATCGGCTACGACGCCTGCAAGCACACCTACTCCTGGATCCACTCCAGCTTCTCCAGCCTCAGGTGGAAGTTCTGGAACTCCTGGTTCCACTTCAAGTGGCGGAAGTCCTATGACAACTTCCGCTACAACTCCTGCAAGTACACCTACACCAGGATCAACACCTGCTTCTCCAGCTTCAGGTGGCAGCTCTGGATCACCTGGTTCAACCTCAAGTGGTGGAAGTCCAATGACAACTTCCGCTACAACTCCTGCAAGTACACCTACACCAGGATCAACACCTGCTTCTCCAGCTTCAGGTGGCAGCTCTGGATCACCTGGATCCACTTCAAGTGGTGGTAGTCCGATGACTACTTCCGCAACAACACCAGCAAACGCACCAACGAAAGGCTCTTCTGCAGGATCCAGTCCTGCCGGAGGTAGTTCCGGCACTCCTGCTACGACGTCAAGTGGTGGAAGCCCAATGACAACATCAGCTACGACGCCTGCAAGCACACCTACTCCTGGATCCACTCCAGCTTCTCCAGCCTCAGGTGGAAGTTCTGGATCTCCTGGTTCCACTTCAAGTGGCGGAAGCCCTATGACAACTTCCGCTACAACTCCGGCAAGTACACCTACGGCAGGTTCAACTCCAGCTTCTCCAGCTTCAGGCGGCAGTTCAGGCACCTCTGGTTCTTCTTCGAGTGGTGGTAGTCCAATGACAACTTCTGCTACTACAGCTGCAAGTAAATCAACTCTGCCGGAAATAGAACTCGATGAAGATTTGACCATTTTTGTTAATGGGAAGAAATTTGGtaattctcattttgaaattgaCTTTCCTGATTCAAGTGAAGATGGCGATTACAGCAATATGTTGATGCAAATGGCACCATCTGAATTTATgaactttttcaaaatgaatgactTGCAAGGTGTGCCTTCGAATGAATATTTACCTTCTAGCAATACCGAAGCTTCTAATGGTCTTTTAGGTGCTCCTGCCCCATCGAGCTTAGATGATTCTTCTTCTAAACCTGACAATGATAGCCCTTCCATGAATTACCAATATCAACCTGATGAAAGTGAAAAAGTACCTGATTCAAGCAATCAGGGAGAATTAGAAATGATGGGTTACCCTGGTTACTCTATGGACATTTCATCCGAAACGCCTGAAACtgatattattaattctattaatgcTTTATTTCGGACTCTTATGGGTATGTTGTCTGAACCTGAGAAACCGAATGATAATGCTTCTGCACCAACTCTGGACAGCAGTTCAGAGAAGCCCAGTGATTCAAATGGCAACATGCTCGGTGCCGCTGTTCCGTTTGATGCTAGTACAGAGGGCCCCGATGATATGGATACCAATCTACTTAGTGCTCCTGCCCCATTCTTTGATCTTAGTACGGAAAGACCTGATGACTTTGATAGAGATTTGCTCGGGGCTCCTTCTCCAAACGAAGAAAGTAATGCTGAACAGCAAAGTCAACCCGAATATTATTCTCCGAATGTACCAGCTCCTGGTTACGATTACCTAATGGCAGCGCCATATATGGGAGGGGAATATAATCCTTTTGAAGGAAGTTTGGACATGTATCCAAACGATGAAAATCGATACTTTAGAGTAGAAACTGGAGATGGGGAATATTTACTGGAACTACCGCAATTCGATTCGAGCTACCCAATTCCTCAAGACAGCGAATATATGAAAGATTACTTCCCTGAGCCAAGCATCCAAAATGGAGAACCTCAGTATTTTAGAATACAGACAGGAGGTAACGAATACATTTTGGAAGTTCCGGGTCCTGATACCAGTGATTATGGCGTAGAATTACAACCAAGCGATAATGAACAACAGCCCCAATACTTTAGAATCAATACTGGAGGTAATGAGTACCTATTGGAATTACCAAATTATGATTATTACAGCAACCAAAATGGTCAGCCTCTTTATTATGCTGTTGAAAATCCTATGATTTCAGCTATGCAGCCAAATAACGAAGAACCACCCCCGCAATATATCATGGTTAATCCAGAAGGAAATTCTTATATAATGGAACCAAGTTACGAGTACTACAGCGATGAAGATTATTTGAGTCCAGGTGAAGAATCCATGATGTATCAATTTGCACCTCCTCCAAAAGATTCTTTCTCTTCAGATCAGTCTAGCTCCCCATACGATGAAAGTGATCTGGGTGGAGGTGTCCAACCTGTGACATCTCAAGAGATGCCAAGTGGAGATTCGCTTTTGGGAGCACCTGCACCAGACAGTACATTCCCGCCCCAGCAAGATGAAGCTGACACTTCATCTTTCAGCGATAAACCAACACAAGAAGAACCAGAATATTCTGAAGATAACGAGTCATTTGATCAAAATAACATGCCATATATGACAGTTAATTCCGATGAAAATGGTAGCCAACCAAAAAAAGAAGGGATTCCTTCTCTGTTTTCCAATTCGGATGAGCAAAATATTTTACCATCGGACTCTACTGAATACGATGGTAGCTTAAATGAGCCAAGTCAGAATTATGAACCAATTGATTCGGATGTTCcattttcaaaaccaaatttcTATGCTTATTCTTATGATGAATCCCCAACTGATGTTCAGTATCCTAATGAATTTTATGGAAGTGATTATGGTATGCCTCAGATGCCGTCATACTTTCAGCCATTTGATTCATACGGAGATCCATTTATAGTAAATGGCAAACCTGATTATAATTCACCTGATTATAAAACAGATGGACAACCAGATATAGGAGAGATGCCTGGACAGTTTCCTGACAGACCTTCCGGATCATTTGGTATGTATCAACCATTCTATCTACCTTCTGATTATACCGGCTATGAAGGGTCACCTAACTTCGAAAACGGAAACTACCCGTTCTTTCAACCATTTCGAATGCCGTTCGGACAAATTCCCTTCGGTGATTATCCTTATCAATATCCGAATCAGTATAATGGTGGTGGTTCAATACCATTCCAAGGTAGCCCAATGCAACCAGAAACTTATAAAAACAATGAAGAGCCTGATCAAAGTAATCAAGACTATCCTTCCCCATCAGATGATAACGACAACATGGATCAAGCTCCATCACCAAGTAATGAAGTTAATTATCCAGCTGACAATAAACCGTCAGAAGACACCAGTGACAATATGTCTTTTAAATCTCCTTTCCAATATTTTGGAATGGGATTTGCACCCGCTGAATATCAACATTCCATGGAATCTAACGAGTATGTACCTCCTCAATCCTCTTTACAATACTCTGGAGAAGGATATGAGTCACCTGAATATGAGCCTTCGGAAGAACCTAATGATAACACACCCTCACAAACTCCTGACCAAAGTATTGAAAAAGAATATCCAGTGCCAGATTATGAATCGTTGGATAATACCAATGAAGATATGCCACCTGAAACTCCTTCACAAGATACTGGAAATGAGTATGCGCCCTTTGACTCTAACCCATCTGAGAACTCATCTATTCCTCAAACTCCTGAACAAAATATTGGAGAAGGATATACATCTTCTGAATATGAATCACCAGAAGAAACCAACGAAAATACGCCTCCTCGCACTTCCGAAGAGAGCACTGGAGGAGAATATATGCCCTTTGATTATAATCCTTCCGAGAATCTACCTTCTCAAAGTCCTCAACAATCTACTGGAACAGAAAGTGCTTCGTCTGAATACAGTTATGAATATTACATTTACGATGATGATGATGACGATGATTATGAAGGTGATGACCAAATACTTCAGGATACTGCACCTGAAACTGATGAAAATGAGCAAACAAATATCCCTGATAATGATGAACTTCTCAGTGCGCCAGAAccagaattttatgaatatcaaCAACCCAATGTTCCTGATAATGAAATTCTAGGTGCACCTGCACCAACGGATTTAGAATCCAGTTCCACACAAGTCCCAGAAATCACCTCTGTCCATGAAGGAGTAAAACCGCTCTCAAATATGATGAATATACTTAGCAAACAGCTTGATTCTGATGGTTCAAATCCTGATTTCCAGCAATTTGCAATGGTACTttcaaaaatgttagattcaatGGACCATGGTGAAGATGAAGATTCTCCTTGCTGCAGAATGAAAAATCTTTTGCTTCAATCGTTGTTTGCATCAATGCAATACATAGCTAAAATgtcaaataaacaataaatacgCTTTCCTGATTTAGTTTTTAAACGGCAAATATGGAGCATAATTTGCAATgtaattaaacacaatttatggtatatttcaaaatttgatatcaacGATGTTGCATTCGGTGTTTCCTTGCTTCATTTGTTTTCGTtgtcattttctttataatattgtttgaatcATAATAAAGGAAGCAGTCAATTCTAGAGaaatcatgttttaattttttacttcttttcgcCATGGTTTGGTTCTCTGCAAGAAATTCAtctatacaaattaaatatttaattttgcaatgcaAATGCAAATCTatgtaaaagaaacaatttcagtTACTAGTTGCTTAAAATAATTGCATCCAGTATATAAATGCACATATCATTCTCTAATGCTGTATATTAACTTTCataaactaaaatgaataaaactagtAAAATCTGGATGTTTTGGAAAAGtgcatgaaaatgatttaaagtttaaaatgccTTGATATGAGCATTTTATCCTAACACGAAAtacgtatttaaaattatgacgTTTTATCCATTTCATTTAATCTATGTCAAGTATATGGGTGGTTTAAGTCCTACAAAAGTAATTACTGATGAAAGACAAACGAGAAGATTTCAAAGGAAACtatatgtcattaaatattttgcttggttgttttgtaaaattgagtcaaattattattatctgttttaataaaactttcaaatattctaTAAAGACAATTTCTGAGAATCTATGATAAATTTCTATGATGCGAATAGAAATTCTATGATATGATAATAAATGACATAACAAAGAATTATTGAACCTGTgagaaaatatgatatattttttatttaaaacataatttgctttaatatgatttaaataaaaaatcttcagTTAATATACTAActttaatcttcaaataaatcttcaattaatatattttcaataaaaaatcttatttatcttcattaataTACTAATAACCTATGAATCTTTATTACACTATAGtagtatgaatatttaaaaaattagactaGAGGCATTAGAAGGAAAGAACTAATAATTTTCAGcctcttcaaaaataatatggcAAAGTAGCTGTGCGTACAATTCAGTATTGATTGATACCTTTCCTTTATGAAACGTATTAATACTTCATGAACCCCCTCAATATATGTTGCCATCAAAGCAAAACGACTTCAGTATTACTCAGTATATAACTTAATTAGCAAAgtcctttttaaaaagtaaaaagtagcATTTCTATAAGAGTTTTCAGTTCTAATTTGATTTCAAAGTATTTCTGATCTTAGAGTCAATCGcagtgtaattttaatttaaagcaaaaatcatCGAAACAGGGCAAAAATCTTTCTAACAGATGAGTATCAATCACAATGCAGTCCtgtataactaataataaaaattaaaccttgGCACCAATGTGAACAGCATGCTGTGCTATGAAAACTTGATTTTGTATTAGATTTGTAATTCTGTTTGCTAGGAAGGGCCCCAAAGATGAAACtcgaaagtttaaattttcaacaaataacaAGGAAGTAACACATTCAAATTATCATCCCACATCAGTTTGTAATGTAAAACAGCTTATATTCAACACGTATTTTACCACTCTTAATTATCTAATTGTTGTATTAAGATGTTTCGACGTTTTTGTGATGAGGCAGAAATAAAACAATCACATATTACGAGCTCAGTTACATATGGAAAGGAATTTTGTCTTAAAACGTGTCTTAATAAACTTATTGTGATGGAATGTCTACATGATATTATGAAGATTTTATTGAAGGTGTACGTTTAATTTATTGGAGCGACACAGTTAATATTATCACTATTGGTTTCTAcaaatactatataataaaagcaattagattgaacttttataaaaatttaagaaaatcatgcTAAATTTCGAGTCATATACAATATTGTAATAGTTGGTCGGGAATTGAGATGACAGATCTAAAAAATCCTATACTGTGTTTCAaaggtttgaaaaataattaaattaaaagcaaatttataaaatatcaatatgatTGTTATTTCAAAAGCAAGTGAAATAGggatttcataattcttttcaacgttcttttcaaatttttcgattgcaaaaatttgcagttttttacaTGAATCTTAATTTTACACACAAATATTGAATTCCTTCAGCTTTCAGAATTAGTTTCATTGATaagtaatttcataaataatatgcacaaaatatgtaataattatgcacaaaaattttttatgtaaattatttcttttgaggGCTTAGgtgttcaaaataaaaacatactggtgaattttttataccatttaattactaaaattttttaagtatttgtcaAAAATATACGAAAGCTACTCTTTGAACGAAAAAGGCTAATCATATGTCTATATTACCCACTTTTCACAAGTTCTAAGAAAGCAATGAAACTGTTAACTCTTATTTTCAATGAAAGGAATCTTTTATTCTCAAATGAAAACTTCATACATGTAAGATATTTTGgcaaataaatagagaaatagcatttaaattatagctttattctttttttctactttatccGGTGAATTGTACTTCTTTTagtgaattttaaagattttgtaggCAATCATGACTATGAACCTTGTAGCGGTAAATAATTTGTtaagtatttatcaaaaatatgcaaaaactacTCTTGATTTGAACGAAGAAGGTTAATACTATATTATCCTCTTTTTACAAGAATGCAACGAAACTTTTAGATCTTATTTtcaacgaaaaatatattttattcccaAAAGAAAACTTCCTATGTGTAAGGTATTTTAGCAAATAAGTAGAGAATTGACATTTAAAtcatagctttataattttttcttcattatcgGGTGAAATGTAAATCTTTTagtgaattttaaagattttgtagaCAATCATGACAATAATCCTAGTAGCATCTTAACAGTTCTGAtgttaaaacgaaaaaaaatgcaCTCGATTGCATTCAGAGTTAATATACATTCTAGGAGGAACTTTTCCGAAAAATAGATGAGCCagtatttatttcagaaacattatttttatgtgatGTAGCAGTTTAACAAGAGATAAATAGTCAGGTCCTGAGAAGTAcgaaacaaaatttgaatctaaagtaaaagaaatcagaaTTTGAAGTAAGagtaatttttaagcttttatttaagtggtaagaaaaataattacacattaaaaacgttaataatttaaatctatcactaacatatattcattccaaaaatatcacTAAATGTACTTTCATCAATCAGgaaggtaaataaaaattttctgcctACACCTCAGtagacatattaataaaaaagtatcgATTCATATAGAATTAATCGcaacattaatgaaatttcttaaataagatattattttgaatgaaggtacacataatcaaaaattaagtccAAATGCTGTATAGTTAAGCCTGTGATGCTCTGTGGTGTTTATAAAAGctgatgctattttttttaaataaaactaaatataaattcttgGTAGTTTCATGTGAATACCAGtaacaataaaattcagaaacacATATTCTGACCttactgaatttcaaaatgtgaaataatcTGGCAATAGATGTTTGGTGACTACACATATCATTATCTTCTGAATAATTTGGGAAGACTATCTTAATCTTTCATAGTTTttcgtatatatttaaatacataaataaaaagtaatttaatcatcaaaaaattcaacttcagaattttgataattttcatatttcactcCCCtctcattccaaaaaaaaaaaaaaaaaatggaattatgtcTGTGCATAAATGCACCAATGCAATGAGCTAGACGAAGGGCAATAGGGGATTTTGACATGGCGTCATTATTTGGCTGCTTGATGACAAGATTTGGCATCAAAATGCTTGTTTGAGAGTGCAAAGTCTGGTTGTTGAGACACAGTAAATTTCCAAAAAGTTCGATTTCTCATCACGATAAAGTCTGTAACATCGATGATGTTGAATTTTAGTTTTGGCAAAACAGTTGAAAATGGTGACGTCTACTGACCTCTGCAATGTTAGTGGTCTTTTATTCGAATAGCAGTGTTCTATTGTgattgagttttgaaatatacaagTATACTTCTTAAAACATTTGAATTGGTGATTTTTACAgcaaaaattatagttaaattaaattattttaatccaaagtTCATCATTTGCGCCTCATTTCCTAATCGAAAGCATCTCTTTTCCTAAGCGCTTTACAACAAGTGTTAATATGCAGGTTGCGAAGAGTATAAGTTATGTAAACAGAagaatccataatttttttcatttcaccagtctcatatatattattcaatatcgtTACGGTTTACTTCCGGGGTTCTTTCTCGAATTTATTGGTCGttgaaataaacagtcctttagtaacaAGCGACGACATTTATTGAACACAAAGACACTAATAcaaaagacgacaaatatacagccgagacgaacacaagcaacacacagcagcacactataACAAAGAGTAGCCCACAAATAATAATCGGTAATAATAACAACCATAGCACACAaaacggccagacagaattcaacaGAATGATGGAATctacgtagcttcactctacggtttctccaaacgtctgcaattcactgtctcctcactttagctgtatccaactgccgactcactactacatgactggctactccacactcGACTTGATGCTGCTTcaacaataaacaccaggactagGCACAcggctcaattcagcaatcgcttgaactccacacaacgcttgctcttcgctggactgatccaaccaTTCGCTGTAGACTCTGTCCAAGATTACGACTCGTTTCACGACTCACAACATACGACAGACTGCTGTTTCATAGGTTCATCCATCATTCCTTCAGAATTCGTGGGATATTTGAGATATTTGTAAATTCCGCGCAACTTTTgtttcgaatataaaaaaaaacctgtaaatGGTTTAGTTTTCATGT encodes the following:
- the LOC129958611 gene encoding mucin-19-like — protein: MDWHFRLLFAIIFVSQQWYFSNGRRFNFSDNNPFANYDTAEAFTRSFVQHVIQYNIFGNQTVQDIEGIVDTLVMAMKESSQGQTESRTQIKAMTMAFASSIAELIVAENSQEMDIQKKTHLIVKALEDAFKETTGEVNRGFIQQVKILVELFSLESGETESFGESEIDEMPYSEIISIGSLPSSDTIVMPFDAGRMLPEMPEMMMMSFGGAMPGQMEEYSPQGNMMNLPQYMSWQSGNVMQEKAYTPESGEMMLGAPAPTADGVPKESELNQFEIPESPKAMEMFFNLPSMWSMGQLQGFPQPIEGQNMPMEMEARIPGPYPWQYGMVPSGQQPNQPMMFMTGERSPMENNEEKPMYGLRVPSGENNGMDMKPDEIESFMPGVMPPKGSADDKHPKPQDSDRKPRVNLGMAGKPTKKHPSGSGHLLGAPAPTQSGSTNAPMGYEEFFPMETGEYIEPYELEGRMPAPYSWRFGMMPQMDQQEQSFMYMMGERQPTDRREFMGAQMPSMENVRMGMNPEENKPFMGPQIPSMENVRMGMNPEENESYGYQAMFPRRYYDKKSQTPKQIQNDKPLGKGEPSGPSQNVGKAVQPDKNDSSGVLLGAPAPGSVSTTSGTTVNIGHGVRNDAPKGNYNNNNRGIEVDEDITIYINGRPVGEKDIREFFNSKGQLEHFEEFNPQEKSSQGPLTMQAPSSLQQISSTTKENTTPATTSGTSSSTQASTQTSALSSSTKSSMPSIGSSVTPSITSASTPAISHPTKKKHRKRHHPRVANAPMPPKSMQTSPSSVSGGSPITTSATTPASTPTPGSTAASPASGGSSGTPGSTSSGGSPMTTSAATPASTPTPGSTPASPASGGSSGTPDSPSSGGSPMTTSATTPASTPTPGSTPASTASGGSSGTPGSTSSGGSPMTTSATTPANAPTKGSSAGSSPAGGSSGTPASTSSGGSPMTTSATTPASTPTPGSTPASPASGGSSGTPGSTSSGGSPMTTSATTPASTPTPGSTPASPASGGSSGTPGSTSSGGSPMTTSATTPANAPTKGSSVGSSPAGGSSGTPATTSSGGSPMTTSATTPASTPTPGSTPASPASGGSSGTPGSTSSGGSPMTTSATTPASTPTPGSTPASPASGGSSGTPGSTSSGGSPMTTSATTPANAPTKGSSAGSSPAGGSSGTPATTSSGGSPMTTSATTPASTPTPGSTPASPASGGSSGTPGSTSSGGSPMTTSATTPASTPTPGSTPASPASGGSSGTPGSTSSGGSPMTTSATTPANAPTKGSSAGSSPAGGSSVTPATTSSGGSPMTTSATTPASTPTPGSTPASPASGGSSGTPGSTSSGGSPMTTSATTPASTPTPGPTPASPASGGSSGTPGSTSSGGSPMTTSATTPANAPTKGSSAGSSPAGGSSGTPATTSSGGSPMTTSATTPASTPTPGSTPASPASGGSSGTPGSTSSGGSPMTTSATTPASTPTPGSTPASPASGGSSGTPGSTSSGGSPMTTSATTPANAPTKGSSAGSSPAGGSSVTPATTSSGGSPMTTSATTPASTPTPGSTPASPASGGSSGTPGSTSSGGSPMTTSATTPASTPTPGSTPASPASGGSSGTPGSTSSGGSPMTTSATTPANAPTKGSSAGSSPAGGSSGTPATTSSGGSPMTTSATTPASTPTPGSTPASPASGGSSGTPGSTSSGGSPMTTSATTPASTPTPGSTPSSPASGGSSGTPGSTSSGGSPMTTSATTPANAPTKGSSAGSSPAGGSSVTPATTSSGGSPMTTSATTPASTPTPGSTPASPASGGSSGTPGSTSSGGSPMTTSATTPASTPTPGSTPASPASGGSSGTPGSTSSGGSPMTTSATTPANAPTKGSSAGSSPAGGSSGTPATTSSGGSPMTTSATTPASTPTPGSTPASPASGGSSGTPGSTSSGGSPMTTSATTPASTPTPGSTPASPASGGSSGTPGSTSSGGSPMTTSATTPANAPTKGSSAGSSPAGGSSGTPATTSSGGSPLTTSATTPASTPTPGSTPASPASGGSSGTPGSTSSGGSPMTTSATTPASTPTPGSTPASPASGGSSGTPGSTSSGGSPMTTSATTPANAPTKGSSAGSSPAGGSSGTPATTSSGGSPLTTSATTPASTPTPGSTPASPASGGSSGTPGSTSSGGSPMTTSATTPASTPTPGSTPASPASGGSSGTPGSTSSGGSPMTTSATTPANSPTKGSSAGSSPAGGSSGTPATTSSGGSPMTTSATTPASTPTPGSTPASPASGGSSGTPGSTSSGGSPMTTSATTPASTPTPGSTPASPASGGSSGSPGSTSSGGSPMTTSATTPASTPTPGSTPASPASGGSSGSPGSTSSGGSPMTTSATTPANAPTKGSSAGSSPAGGSSGTPATTSSGGSPMTTSATTPASTPTPGSTPASPASGGSSGSPGSTSSGGSPMTTSATTPASTPTAGSTPASPASGGSSGTSGSSSSGGSPMTTSATTAASKSTLPEIELDEDLTIFVNGKKFGNSHFEIDFPDSSEDGDYSNMLMQMAPSEFMNFFKMNDLQGVPSNEYLPSSNTEASNGLLGAPAPSSLDDSSSKPDNDSPSMNYQYQPDESEKVPDSSNQGELEMMGYPGYSMDISSETPETDIINSINALFRTLMGMLSEPEKPNDNASAPTLDSSSEKPSDSNGNMLGAAVPFDASTEGPDDMDTNLLSAPAPFFDLSTERPDDFDRDLLGAPSPNEESNAEQQSQPEYYSPNVPAPGYDYLMAAPYMGGEYNPFEGSLDMYPNDENRYFRVETGDGEYLLELPQFDSSYPIPQDSEYMKDYFPEPSIQNGEPQYFRIQTGGNEYILEVPGPDTSDYGVELQPSDNEQQPQYFRINTGGNEYLLELPNYDYYSNQNGQPLYYAVENPMISAMQPNNEEPPPQYIMVNPEGNSYIMEPSYEYYSDEDYLSPGEESMMYQFAPPPKDSFSSDQSSSPYDESDLGGGVQPVTSQEMPSGDSLLGAPAPDSTFPPQQDEADTSSFSDKPTQEEPEYSEDNESFDQNNMPYMTVNSDENGSQPKKEGIPSLFSNSDEQNILPSDSTEYDGSLNEPSQNYEPIDSDVPFSKPNFYAYSYDESPTDVQYPNEFYGSDYGMPQMPSYFQPFDSYGDPFIVNGKPDYNSPDYKTDGQPDIGEMPGQFPDRPSGSFGMYQPFYLPSDYTGYEGSPNFENGNYPFFQPFRMPFGQIPFGDYPYQYPNQYNGGGSIPFQGSPMQPETYKNNEEPDQSNQDYPSPSDDNDNMDQAPSPSNEVNYPADNKPSEDTSDNMSFKSPFQYFGMGFAPAEYQHSMESNEYVPPQSSLQYSGEGYESPEYEPSEEPNDNTPSQTPDQSIEKEYPVPDYESLDNTNEDMPPETPSQDTGNEYAPFDSNPSENSSIPQTPEQNIGEGYTSSEYESPEETNENTPPRTSEESTGGEYMPFDYNPSENLPSQSPQQSTGTESASSEYSYEYYIYDDDDDDDYEGDDQILQDTAPETDENEQTNIPDNDELLSAPEPEFYEYQQPNVPDNEILGAPAPTDLESSSTQVPEITSVHEGVKPLSNMMNILSKQLDSDGSNPDFQQFAMVLSKMLDSMDHGEDEDSPCCRMKNLLLQSLFASMQYIAKMSNKQ